ttataaaatattttcaaaaataatataaacttcttGACCAAAGAATATAgcttaaatatttcttaattatgtacgcaaattttaaaaatatttgacaactatattatttttctgaaattatttttaccatagttaggaaatatttttatgcggtGTGGGTGCAGGTGTAtactatggttttaaattaaaagaatgcaataggtacctacccaccATAATTTCTGTTTTGTTTCTtggtaaaataatgaattatatggGTATACGCTATacctatttaggtataatatagatacctactgttTATGATGTAATGCACTATTTATacgcaataattattaataaagtagaTTTTTTTAACCGAGTCATgtcaaaatttttttccaaacctTTTACTCGCAtgtgaattaaatatattatttgttaactaaattttaacttcaaaatataactattaaaacgaTCTTATTGCAGTGCAATTcgcacttataaattattaagtagtgTAACGACTCGTTGCCCTGCACCTCTAGAATCGGAATCCGagaaatcgtttttattattacgacTGAATCGGCGGTGATGACGGAGAAACGAAAAACGAAAAGACGATAATATAGTTTCGGAAAAAAAAACGCGTCCCATCATCTCCGTACTCGCTGAGACGCTAATGCGAGTTGCGTCCGGGCGGCGTAGTGTAGGTGGGAGTTTTCTGGGTGGGACTGGGTGGTGGGTCGGGGAAACGGCCGAGTGCGGCGGCTACTTGTTCTGTTTCGTCGCCGTACACCACACCCACCTGCCCTCTGCACCGGTGTTATAGCCACGGCGGCGCATCCTCCAGGGCCGTGGCGTCGATGGGCGGCGGCACGCGATTTGctgtcgccgccgccgctgtgGCGCTGGGTGCGCGCGAGCGCCGCCGAACCGGTGGCCGAGCCGGCCTATTTAAGGGCCCGTCCGAGCTCATTCGGCACTCATTCTCGCATCGTTTCCTTTTCCCGGTAGACGTCCTCTCTTGAACTTTTGTTTATTGCGATCCTTTTTACGTTCAGTCTCGCTGTTTAGCAACTAACTTTCCGTTTTTTGTCTATCCATCCCTCAAGATGATTTTCCAAAGCATCGTGTCTGCGTTGGTCTTCGCTGCCATTGCCTCCGCCGCCGTCATCACTGTGCCCAAATACGCCACTACACACGCTCCATtgggtaatatatttttgaattttttactataactattatttacaatatgtttGTGTCGGATGGTAGAAAATATTCATAAGATcacataactaattattatatcaataatattatcatgttaaagttttcataattcatttttacagcaatttacaaatagtataatttaaattcataaggcaataatattatagtgattttgaatatttctacCATTCGATAATATATAACGGTGGGATTGTATTTAGTTACtttatatttaagtaggtatatatgcacaatattttattaggaaATTGGGTTCGTTCgtctgtgtaataatatattaattttctaactttttttgTACTTTATACGAATTTCTCAATCAATTTTCTCAATTCAATCGGTATCATTAATAacgtataattatgtttatatttattataatatgctgcatttggtaaattaatataatattaaatggacgaatttgtatttataactgttattgatattgatttttataatatttttaaaaatatatgtacctatgacattataattagtacctatattattctcgattatttatactttatgtttttttataattaattcttatttgttatacattatttGAATAATGGGGTTGATTTACTAAATAGACAATAGTTCAATCATTTcgatttaaatatcattatttatttattacaatcgtTGTAGATTGCAtttaaataaccataatatttattgcgcacgtatttatttttttttggaccaTTTATTCCCCACAAAATGTGATTTCTattcaatcaaaatttatttatatttctgccGATTTTCGGCgtgttaaaaattcatattaaaaatttacttcAACACATTTCGCTGACGTGAAACGAACACATATTGAATTTGATAACCAATAGGTAtgtactattattgtaatatcgtaattttattCCGGAACATTATACCTACACATCTATCGCATaatcatagtatattatactatacctattaatCCAGCAGATTATACTATCAAATGTTATGGTTTTAGTTGGCTTTAAAACGTACTGTCGTCCATAGGTCTATACgtgaactaaatgtttttttaacttTCGGAAATTTGTGTTATTTGATTTAGTTCAAATCAAACAAACTCGTATAcctaatcatatattttataccaatttctatcaatgttttgaatattattgtattcgctataaccataaaatatatatcctataggtaggtaggtagttggtaaatattaaaaatactaggtGCAGAATAGACATACATttcagttaataattattttatttatacccaAGCAGAAAAAATGTGTTGATTCTTATTTGGTATTAAACTACTAGCTActggtgtataatattttaaaactgtaaacaTATTATGGGATTAAATCTGTGTATTTTTTGAAGAGGTGGTTAGTTATTGGGGTCAAGCTCCTGTAAACCCCCTACAAATATAACGCCTCGTAATAGTATttctaattaaaacataattttatagtatattttcaaAACGCATATTATGGGGtacctttaatataatataccaatacagCAGTTTCGtgaaattcgtaaaaaatatcGCTGTGCtagtttcttttttaatacctattcgtatattttcaaacacaaatgcaacaacaacaacaataataatattattattacgttgtgCATTTGTGGCACGCGCAGGGTCGAGGtcaaatcgtattatattataatatagcctgCCAAAATGCTGCCCGCATAATTGTCTCTAAACAGTCTAAACAtccatcatcatattatactcgGTACCTATGCgcttcatatcataatattatattttccgcCTTTGATTGCACGCTGTTATTGTTGCTCTATTTTTAACAGCAACAGTTGTATTTCCGTGTCCCACCTaacctagtaataataataataataataataataataatattaatataatcaaatacatcgattactataatattatacaataacaaatGTGTGCGCGCGCAACGACTGGGCCGGCAGACGACCATTTATCTCGCGCGCGCCTTCCTCTTTCACCCACTCCGTGCCTACACGAGTCAAGGGCGGTGACCATGTGcgcaaacaacaacaacaacaccagtagtagtagtagtagtagtagtagtagtagtagtagtaatagtaatagtagtagtagttgtaGTAGTAGTTGTAACTAGTagtaggaataataataataatgatgataataaataataataatacttactccttgtaaacaaaaacaatGACTCGGCGCAACAGGTTGTTGCCGCACGTTTATAGTCTGTAGGTCGCGCGCGCCGAACGTGACGCGACCGCTCTtctcgcaaatataatattattaatatttattatcgttattatttttattattactatttataattgttgttatttattattccatttTGACATCGGCGGGGGGCCTTTgactagtattaaataattacattttccacctatacctaaatatattatttttctacccTCGACGCTTCAGTTCTTTATCAGCCATTGTTTACTCGTTGTCACTTTGATATCACCATATAATTTTTGGTTCGGGATTTTTAGGTAGCACTTAAATAGTAGACATTTTTCCCTAAATAGAAATAAGCACTTCATACAAATTGAATTCTAAATGTTGTTGCccgtctattttttttaatctgaaacttctaataaaatttgaattatttgtttaattttcgacaattatttatatacgtggggataatgattataaaatataatattatataccatagcAAAATcctcaaaatctttaaaatatgcaaagtaAAATATCGCATATAGTATTGATTATTCTGTACTTTTTAACGTCatggtatatacctatttgtataaatgtctattgctatattattatgtatttcactacataatatgtaatattgcgCTATAACTACAAGTTTTCTATTCATTTGATCAATAACGGGGtcatataaaacaatacaataataataaattttgatCACAcaaatacaatagtatatacttatatatagttatgtgcaatacttatatattaacattgatGATGTTTTGTGTGCAGAATACGCCACCAATAAATTCGTAGAGTCGGATTTGGATTCGCCAATTACAACTGTGAAACCAGCTGATACGATTACAACCGTGAAACCAGCAGATAAGAATGCAACCGTGAAACCGGCAACACCAGCACCAACCCAGGCACCCATGATCAACTGTTATTGCAACCTGCCCGAATGTTTAGTGGCCGCCGGTGGAGATGGAACTTGCTTCACCCGGCTTGGCTGTTATTCTGAAGTTCACCCCTTCATTCCTGAAATCGAGGGGAACCTCGATATCTTGAACATGACTCCGACCGTGACCGAATCAAACAAAACCGCTAATAGCTCATCTGTTTTTACCACCGAACATGCAGCAGTCATCAGAGGATCATATGGATGTTTGGACCAGTTGCACTTCGCgtgagtttataatataatttaaaataatatataggtacctacataatatatatattatacacgttttcCATCTGCCATGGTGGTTCCAGGAGTGGGGAATTATGGCAGGGCTGTCCCACCCCCCCAAAACAAACAGAATTTTCTTTATCGTATCAATTTTCTCCtgagttttatgtatttttattcttcTAATCGTATAAtgtaaacgtattttttttaaacacgtgtacactgtacaccaTTATggtgtatttaaatatagatgCACACGTCAATAGAGGGAACGGGGTGCCATAAAACATACTGGAactttcaccccccccccccccgctcaTTAATATAAAACGGACTGGACCTTCCATGGCTGCTTCCTTGTACGCGATCGCATGTTCGTACGtcgcattttatattaatatcaacatatcACGACCTACATCACATTTGTCATTGTACCTAAATTCGAGTCGCACGTTATCTACACACGCTTTTAATATTTCGTGGTATAGACGAGGTAGTCCAGCGGCGGTGTCGTTCGTAACCTAACCTAcaggaaaatgtattttatgtggCGAATCGGTCGGTGACggatacgtaataataatattatatacctataatacgcgTCGTTCGATTTTATACAGTCGCTGCGTATACAAATTAGCGTGTGTTCATTTAGTACGGGCGACGTGCACCTGCACCGCCGACCGGTCTCGTCCCCGACCGTTGTTTTCTTTTTGAAATTTTCTCATTTCGcactgtaattatattatattgtaaattgtaataatattatattatacagttgatattattataatagtagtttatacctaacttataattaatattacaattcttCATATGCAGCAATAATGCTGTTAGTTTGTTATtgtagtattataggtacatcatattatttagtcGTAGTcgtttgttgtttatttttataggtgtTTTTTTGggattttcttttcttttgttCCACATCTGCTTTTAAGTTATGTAGTTACGTTTATCATAGTTGGATTATACATATTGTTTGATATGTATTTATGCGGTAGCCATATTATAATCTACCGTGACTACTACACAGTGCGTATCATTATACACTACAGCTGCTTTGCATCTACGGCGTGTCGTTGCGCCTTAGTTTCGTTGCATGATATATCTTAACACCTCgaaactactattattatattatacaacaagaACACATATAttgttgacatattattattgtgtgttcgTTGGCGTGTAACTTATACAGATATCGCGTTTCTTGTATGTTCACACCCTATAGCTAGATAAAATGGTAAACGgattttttaaaagttcaatAGTTCCTAACGTGagatttttaactatattcTAATACAACAATGggtaaattaattagttaaaaccgtttataacaataattaaaaggaTTTAGGATtgaatatatcaattaataatctgtaaaaatatttcgtaacattttttttctcgatGCTTGGATATTGGTGAAATGTTTATCTATATTTCCcactttaaattgtaaaaaataaaactaaataatattattttatattttacttttcaattatcgctatagttttattttttattttttaattatattaaaaaccttTTAATTACTTACTATGTATTACTTCTATTCACTTATTCTCACCTCGTGCGCAtgctattatatacctattatacttgtACCATTTAATATATCCTACCACCAATAATTAGATAGATACAATATTGTGATGTCCATCTTGCGTATGCTGCAACAATGACAAATTATATATcgtcgtgtataatatactattactcTTATAAACATTATCGTGTGCATAATACTGATTGGCATGTGTTTTTGTTTGTCTGTTTGTGGCGCGTTTCCACTCGTGCATCCCCGACTGCACTTGTTTCTGGCGAATATTTATACAGAAAACAATCCTGCGAGGAAATTCTGAAATCGATGGAAGCCGAATCCTCCGAATTCCCCATTCTGCAAATTCCTACTAATGGAGCTGCACCCTCTGCCGCCGCTATTGTCCATGCATTCCACTGCTGTCAAACAGAGAGATGCAACGGAAACCAATCGGGCCCAGCAGAGGGATCCGTGAAATCTGCCCAAGCCGTTTTAGTCGCTGCCTTGAAAAACTCTTTTGCACCCCCTCCCGGGATGCAAAATTCTACAGTGGGGGTGCCTTGGACCCCCGCTGTCAAATCATCGGTCAACAATGTAGAATTATCCAATTCCAACACTTCGGTCAACCATGAAGAATTATCCAATGCCAACACTTCGGTCAACCATGAAGAATTATCCAATGCCAACACTTCGGTCAACAATGTAGAATTATCCAATGCCAAAACTTCGGTCAAAAATGTAGAATTATCCAATGCCAAAACTTCGGTCAACAATGTAGAATTATCTAATGCCAAAACTTCGGTCAACAATGTAGTATTATCCAATACCAAAACTTCGGTCAACAACGTACAACCATCCAATGCCAAGAAAAATAACGCAGCAGCTGCAGACTTGTGGCTTGGATACTTCTCCCCTCCTTTGGGTGAACCAAAAGCCCCATCCTCCTTGAAATCGGATACCATCTTTGAGGATGCCTCATTGATTGATGCCACCACTCCCGCCGTCCCCATGGCGATGACACCAAAATTATCCGTGGTCGTACCAGTCAACCAGGAGATTACCCATGACGAAACCGTTGCCAATGTGGAACACGTAGTGACCAAACGTCACGACAGCCAAAAGGGTATGTAAAATAACACGCTGCCTAATTAGCGTGATTGtctataagtgtataatatatataatttaataacacttTATGTTTCTTGTTGCTCTGACgtgctgtatataatatataacaatgatataatgtgtttgattaataataatattatactactttaaataatttaattaattttttatatacctacaaatcaataaattttatgaaaaacaatttattatttacagtttttgatttttgctttttttatattatgtcttatatattttttttttttggaaatactCTTTTAATAAACCAATTGTAAACTCAACTTCatcgattattttttcaaatgtcaataaaaaaaaaaacatggtcTCGACCAACAAatgtcttgtatttttttttattaaatttattgtacttatatagttatatttcttCAGAGTATAAAATGTAGTCTGTAGAATAGTTGTATATAAAGCAGAAACCGTTTATAATGACGTTAAAGGACAACGaaaaataagtcatacttataACTACCCGATTgtcataataatcaaattaaaaaaaaaacaatttttagaaaacaataagttttatacattatattaaaaacacaaaatgattgctaaattatgtacattattaaaaattaagatttattttgCAGTGATCTTTAATTCTATATCGTTAGACCCGGCATATAACTGCAACCGTTGTCATTATAAAGGATTTCTactgtatatgtataaacattataatataatatagtaatatacacacacattcacttacacatatacatacacatacacatatgGTTACCCATCTGAGTATTGAATTATcgacaatacattttaaaatacctaataattataaattgtcatCACTTTTTCAATTCAACCTATAGAATAGACgagtataactataatacagtaatacatttatgagttgtaaattaatttaccatGATGCCtgtagccaaattttttgagtgaattaaaaatataatttcgttGTTTTATCGTATAGTACTTAAACACTTAATTAGTTTccttttaaatcaaaaattatcgAAAGCAGCTTAAACGTAAACGATTAAGCTTATCCGTTGTAATCCACTGgttgttagaaaaaaaaaacaaaatatacactcACAATACATACATCTCATCAGAGCACACACCTAACTGATGTCTTTACCGAACTTTAGTTTTAAGTCTCCGGTACACAtacatcgtatattattttattattaaaactgatGGCCGATGAAACGATGACTATAAtagtttgtgtatattatataatataccacgaCCACGGTCTTAaaaaatggtatatatataagGTCAGAGACACTGCATCAGTGTGCTGGTGTCCACGTACTGCAGAGTAGTACCTACTAAGTATAGCtggtaacaatatttttgtcgGAATTTTCACGGAGCGTAACGAGTCAAacctcgttttttttttaaagttatgcaTTTTATGCAATGATTACTGATAATATTTGTACGCTAAAAATATTTGAgtgttataaaaacaataattttcaattcgATTGACCTAGCGTTGTCGACGAGTAActacgtgtaaaaaaaaaaactaaataattaatatattacagataatatatttttacatctcTGCAAATTCATCTCATCggtttctaaattataataacgaaataGTATCGAAAGTTTGACTGGTCACGTTCAAAAATGGCCACGGGGACGGACCCTAGCTCCTAGAGTAGACTGACTGATAATACCGGTTGTTATcacatgtattatattgtataggtgaTAACAACTggttaattaaacaatataataaacaatatagattataggtactgCTCTCGTCCGCGGACGTACACACGTGACCTTATATCCTGCGACCGTGGTTTtatcatcgtatattataataatatatacatattatattatgtacctacgcgCGACCAAAGACAACATAGACGCACATGCGCAGTGGCGTGGAGGAGAGGGTATTCGAGAGGTAATAGCCTCTGAGTTTTCAAGGGGTGGTGGTTGGCCAATATATgggtacataatttaatattataactccgACAGCTGGAGGCCCGTGAAAAAGTATTCAAGTTCGCCACGCCACCGTGCAatgcacaaaataatttactaaataattttcgtttatgTTGTCACGTCGTCGtggtcgtcatcgtcgtcgtccaTCTGTTGTACGTGTATCTAtattgagtatataataataaagtattattgttttgtcGGTTTCGCGTGTGCAGTCGTGCCAGTCTTAAAGCAGACAATTGATGACCAGGAGAACATTGCAGACTTCGACGACGACATCGCGGCCGAGGTTGCAGCCGCTGTTGCCACCGCCAAGTCACCAGTAATGACCACCCACCAGGACACCGTGTCCTCCGGATCCTCTGGGTCCTTATCGGACTCGTGGTCACCTCGTCATAGTGGCGTTCCGGATTTTTTGCCACCCCCGAGCCTGAAGAAGAATTTTACTACTAATTCCATCTTAGCGACTCGGGGAGtaaacaacaacagcaacagctATAATAACCAAGCCGATAACAACGACAGCGGCTCGACCATGATCGGTATAATCTGCACCATCGTCGTATTGTGCATAATCGGACTGTCCCTATTGATGATGATCGTGTTAAGAGCCATCATCCGCAAGTATGACGTATTCAGAAACTATAAAGGGTGAgcatcagggactggaaccgaaccTAAAGGAACCTGATCTGGAACcagaacctttaaaatattaagaaccagAACCGGAAccaaaacctttattttaataaataaagtaccggaACAGAAccgaaatttttatattaaataggttcttttaggttcaagaataaaattattttatttatcataatttaatagtacTACTGTTTagtgtataaactatgtatgatcatataagttttctaatatttctcatactattaaattaggcccgcattccggataggtacctatttaaaattattttatttttcggtacctaaattatctgTAACTGGTaccgaaattatttggaaccgaaacatttattttttatttatcaaaaaatctaGAACCGAACAAgaacagttaatttatttttggagaacctGTACCGGaaactgtatttataaattcaaaaggtcACAGTCCCTGGTGAGACGCcccgtatatataatatataaatataatgttatgcttATAAGATAGTCATTTCTTGACTAAGTCCATCCGTGcctattaataactataaagtGATAGGGAGAGAGAAGGATATATTTAATCTACATTTAAGATAAGTGCAACGTTAGCACTTGCATAAACTTATAATGGGGTATGTGGGATGTGCAGTGCATATTATATGGACATTTGTCTATGAGAGTGCAAAACAGATATCAGCTGTGGCACACACGATTGGCGACTATAACCGTAAGTCGTAACATTTGTCACATCGCATACCTACCTTTGTTTTCGGaacttaaacacattttttttaagaattcatAATGATATTACGTGTGCAGCACTTTCAGCACTCGAAACATCACCTCCTGACTATATCATCAACGaattttatctgaaaataatttattaatgaaaatgttgttattCCTCAACAACTTTTGGGGAGGTCACAACCCCCTAACGCTCCATTCCCTTGAAAACGCCACTGGCtacaactataatacaatattattatcaatgtataACTAATGGATTTTAATTCGCCACGTGTCTTGTTTTGTGTGTTCGCATATCATTATTGCGTCGTGTGCGAATGTAGTGTGTGCAGCAACCCAGGCCAACCTTGCGCATGCAACGGCGGACTGACCAGGCGCAGGCCTCGCACGCAGCCGTCCTCGTCCCACCCAGACGCCGCGGCCGCCGCGGTCAACCGTAGTGCCAGCACCGCTCCACTGCTGCCGCCGCCCAACCCCGGCCACATGTACCGCGGCCACGCCAACGCCGGTGCATCCTACAACGACTCGATCGGAGATACCACTTACGTGTTCACCACCATACCAGTGCCCGACCACGTGACACCGGTGAGGGTGGTCCGCCGTTAAGGCGCGCACTCAACTATGGTTGTGGTCAAAGCACCCGCGCAGGaggaggtacctattattatattgttattgtcttacagtaataatattaatattaatattagtatattatcgtATCGAaaaagacgacgacgacgagaatattattattatgacgtcatttcggtattttagtatttatattattatgaaatattattacacgttgGTAGATAGGTgcctatgttattataattattattattgttaattgcgTGTTCTTTGGATAAGACTGATGACaatgtttttttcttcatattatcGTAATAGATTTCATAGGTAATAGGACGAACGAACGGGTTaggttactattataataattattaattattgactatACCGTAAACCTGGTCCGAGTACTCGGGACATGTTttatcgttttttaattttaaatctataaaagaTTTTGTTTATCACGTGCGTAGACATTGGAGGGTTGAATTTAAGACTGAGCTGTAAATGTTACGCTTCACGACCCTGTTCCTGTT
This genomic window from Metopolophium dirhodum isolate CAU chromosome 1, ASM1992520v1, whole genome shotgun sequence contains:
- the LOC132936158 gene encoding uncharacterized protein LOC132936158 isoform X1; translated protein: MIFQSIVSALVFAAIASAAVITVPKYATTHAPLEYATNKFVESDLDSPITTVKPADTITTVKPADKNATVKPATPAPTQAPMINCYCNLPECLVAAGGDGTCFTRLGCYSEVHPFIPEIEGNLDILNMTPTVTESNKTANSSSVFTTEHAAVIRGSYGCLDQLHFAKQSCEEILKSMEAESSEFPILQIPTNGAAPSAAAIVHAFHCCQTERCNGNQSGPAEGSVKSAQAVLVAALKNSFAPPPGMQNSTVGVPWTPAVKSSVNNVELSNSNTSVNHEELSNANTSVNHEELSNANTSVNNVELSNAKTSVKNVELSNAKTSVNNVELSNAKTSVNNVVLSNTKTSVNNVQPSNAKKNNAAAADLWLGYFSPPLGEPKAPSSLKSDTIFEDASLIDATTPAVPMAMTPKLSVVVPVNQEITHDETVANVEHVVTKRHDSQKVVPVLKQTIDDQENIADFDDDIAAEVAAAVATAKSPVMTTHQDTVSSGSSGSLSDSWSPRHSGVPDFLPPPSLKKNFTTNSILATRGVNNNSNSYNNQADNNDSGSTMIGIICTIVVLCIIGLSLLMMIVLRAIIRKYDVFRNYKGVCSNPGQPCACNGGLTRRRPRTQPSSSHPDAAAAAVNRSASTAPLLPPPNPGHMYRGHANAGASYNDSIGDTTYVFTTIPVPDHVTPVRVVRR
- the LOC132936158 gene encoding uncharacterized protein LOC132936158 isoform X2 encodes the protein MIFQSIVSALVFAAIASAAVITVPKYATTHAPLEYATNKFVESDLDSPITTVKPADTITTVKPADKNATVKPATPAPTQAPMINCYCNLPECLVAAGGDGTCFTRLGCYSEVHPFIPEIEGNLDILNMTPTVTESNKTANSSSVFTTEHAAVIRGSYGCLDQLHFAKQSCEEILKSMEAESSEFPILQIPTNGAAPSAAAIVHAFHCCQTERCNGNQSGPAEGSVKSAQAVLVAALKNSFAPPPGMQNSTVGVPWTPAVKSSVNNVELSNSNTSVNHEELSNANTSVNHEELSNANTSVNNVELSNAKTSVKNVELSNAKTSVNNVELSNAKTSVNNVVLSNTKTSVNNVQPSNAKKNNAAAADLWLGYFSPPLGEPKAPSSLKSDTIFEDASLIDATTPAVPMAMTPKLSVVVPVNQEITHDETVANVEHVVTKRHDSQKVVPVLKQTIDDQENIADFDDDIAAEVAAAVATAKSPVMTTHQDTVSSGSSGSLSDSWSPRHSGVPDFLPPPSLKKNFTTNSILATRGVNNNSNSYNNQADNNDSGSTMIGIICTIVVLCIIGLSLLMMIVLRAIIRNVCSNPGQPCACNGGLTRRRPRTQPSSSHPDAAAAAVNRSASTAPLLPPPNPGHMYRGHANAGASYNDSIGDTTYVFTTIPVPDHVTPVRVVRR